In Polaromonas sp. JS666, one genomic interval encodes:
- a CDS encoding fumarate hydratase C-terminal domain-containing protein: MRGAYLIDFEDFGMEAAWRIEVPDFPAFLMIDDKGNEFFDKLTPSAQAVRFIEQGPKAR, from the coding sequence TTGCGAGGTGCCTATCTGATTGACTTTGAAGACTTCGGCATGGAAGCTGCCTGGCGCATCGAGGTTCCGGACTTTCCCGCGTTCCTGATGATCGACGACAAGGGCAACGAGTTCTTCGATAAGCTAACCCCATCGGCACAAGCCGTCCGGTTCATCGAGCAGGGGCCCAAGGCGCGATAA